A genomic window from Cryobacterium sp. SO2 includes:
- a CDS encoding amidase, whose product MADLFELTALEQWRLLQRGEISPTDLTEHYLARIDRLNPGLGAFVTVTADDARARARFVQTEVPRTAPLWGLPFGDKDLQLRAGVPARLGSRLMLGNVPETSDLLVQALDTAGGVSLGKTSTPEFGLPSYTEPVAGPAARNPWNPAFGAGGSSGGAAVAVAARMLPFAPGSDGGGSVRIPAAACGLVGLKPSRGRIPAASGLDVPGGLPVAGPLARTVADAALLLDAMIAPGGGRPEHPFAVRAPGGDEQLLGAAIRGEGRYQLGVMTTSAWDDAYQITLAPEALAALDTAVDGFAGMGHGIEQTALTPDPTYAPAFRALWQLSAARIPAETPEQEALLEPLTRWLMHRGRELTGRAVAEALTALAAYERSFIRQLSRFDAVLTPALALTPRPVGWYDAVDGERNFAQQVQYTPFTSMVNVCGLPAITLPVTQTADGLPMGVQLIGRPGGEATLLALGAQLERRLRWQDRVPPGL is encoded by the coding sequence CTTCGAACTGACCGCCCTCGAGCAGTGGCGTTTGCTGCAGCGCGGCGAGATCAGCCCCACCGACCTCACCGAACACTATCTGGCCCGCATCGACCGGCTGAATCCCGGCCTGGGCGCCTTTGTCACGGTGACCGCGGACGACGCCAGGGCACGCGCCCGGTTCGTGCAGACCGAGGTGCCCAGAACCGCGCCGCTCTGGGGCCTGCCGTTCGGCGACAAGGACCTCCAGCTGCGCGCCGGCGTGCCCGCCCGGCTCGGCTCCCGGCTGATGCTGGGGAACGTGCCGGAGACCAGCGACCTGCTCGTGCAGGCCCTCGACACCGCAGGCGGCGTCAGTCTGGGCAAGACCAGCACGCCGGAGTTCGGTCTGCCCTCGTACACCGAACCCGTCGCAGGCCCGGCCGCCCGCAACCCCTGGAACCCGGCGTTCGGCGCCGGCGGATCCAGCGGCGGCGCCGCCGTGGCCGTGGCCGCCCGGATGCTGCCGTTCGCCCCCGGCAGTGACGGCGGCGGGTCGGTGCGCATCCCCGCGGCCGCCTGTGGACTCGTCGGTCTCAAGCCGTCCCGCGGCCGGATCCCCGCCGCGAGCGGCCTCGATGTGCCCGGCGGCCTGCCGGTGGCCGGGCCGCTGGCCCGCACTGTCGCGGATGCCGCGCTGCTGCTGGACGCCATGATCGCCCCCGGCGGCGGCCGGCCGGAGCACCCGTTCGCGGTGCGCGCACCCGGGGGAGACGAACAGTTGCTCGGCGCCGCTATCCGTGGGGAGGGCCGCTACCAGCTGGGCGTGATGACCACCTCGGCCTGGGACGACGCCTATCAGATCACTCTGGCCCCCGAGGCTCTGGCCGCGCTGGACACGGCCGTGGACGGCTTCGCCGGCATGGGGCACGGCATCGAGCAGACCGCCCTCACCCCCGACCCCACCTACGCGCCCGCGTTCCGGGCGCTCTGGCAGCTGAGCGCGGCCCGGATCCCCGCCGAGACCCCCGAGCAGGAGGCCCTGCTCGAACCGCTCACCCGGTGGCTGATGCACCGCGGCCGCGAGCTGACCGGCCGCGCCGTCGCCGAGGCTCTGACCGCCCTGGCCGCCTACGAACGCTCGTTCATCCGCCAGTTGTCCCGGTTCGACGCCGTACTCACCCCGGCCTTGGCCCTGACGCCGCGGCCGGTGGGCTGGTACGACGCCGTCGACGGCGAACGCAACTTCGCCCAACAGGTGCAGTACACACCGTTCACCTCGATGGTCAATGTGTGCGGCCTGCCGGCCATCACGCTGCCCGTCACGCAGACGGCAGACGGCCTGCCGATGGGTGTGCAGCTGATCGGCCGGCCCGGCGGCGAGGCCACCCTGCTCGCGCTCGGTGCCCAGTTGGAACGCCGGCTGCGCTGGCAGGACCGGGTGCCGCCCGGGCTGTGA
- a CDS encoding arginase family protein, which translates to MRLVDGAEAIKGDLPFSVTYPVDVPVEAGDSLDTGIHRFSSLLTVRDRQLAVLRASSEPVLTIGGDCGVSFGAVEHASRRHPGDVALVWFDAHPDLHTSESSQSGGFGGMVLRAILGEGVDGLALDPDARITPDHVVLAGVRDIDPAEDVFITEQAIPLVPVESFGSPKVLVAAVRRTGAAHIYLHIDLDVLDPATIVGLSNIYPFGLAVESLTAAITALRAEFTLAGATIAGFAPSSPEAANDDLPSILRIIGALTR; encoded by the coding sequence ATGCGCCTCGTCGACGGGGCGGAGGCGATCAAGGGCGACCTGCCCTTCTCGGTGACCTATCCGGTGGACGTGCCCGTCGAGGCCGGCGACTCGCTCGACACCGGCATCCACCGGTTCTCGTCGCTGCTGACCGTGCGCGACCGGCAGCTGGCCGTGCTGCGCGCGAGCTCCGAGCCGGTGCTCACGATCGGCGGTGACTGCGGGGTGTCCTTCGGGGCCGTCGAGCACGCCTCCCGCCGGCACCCGGGTGATGTCGCGCTGGTCTGGTTCGACGCGCACCCCGACCTGCACACCAGCGAGTCGTCGCAGTCCGGCGGCTTCGGCGGCATGGTGCTGCGCGCCATCCTCGGCGAGGGTGTCGACGGGCTCGCACTCGATCCGGATGCCCGCATCACGCCAGACCACGTGGTGCTGGCCGGTGTGCGCGACATCGACCCGGCCGAGGACGTCTTCATCACCGAGCAGGCCATCCCCCTGGTGCCGGTGGAGAGCTTCGGTAGCCCCAAGGTCCTTGTCGCCGCGGTGCGCCGCACCGGTGCCGCGCACATCTACCTGCACATCGACCTGGACGTGCTCGACCCCGCCACCATCGTCGGGCTCTCGAACATCTACCCGTTCGGGTTGGCCGTTGAGTCCCTCACCGCGGCGATCACCGCTCTCCGCGCCGAATTCACCCTGGCCGGAGCCACCATCGCCGGGTTCGCGCCGTCCTCCCCCGAGGCCGCGAACGACGACCTGCCCAGCATCCTGCGCATCATCGGCGCCCTCACCCGTTGA
- a CDS encoding Fe-S oxidoreductase: MRRLLIDSPLSRAGYLYATAVGLVWGAIWSTGRIERRNGLFVFCGLPAWSFGRGGSCVGACYLTNQNVTADVLEHEAVHKVQWQRYGMLFPLLYLIAGRDPLKNRFEIEAGLEKGGYLRAKRAVTRAPRDRSASNP, encoded by the coding sequence ATGCGGCGGCTCCTGATCGACTCGCCGCTCAGCCGGGCCGGCTACCTCTACGCCACGGCCGTCGGCCTGGTCTGGGGCGCGATCTGGAGCACCGGCCGCATCGAACGCCGGAACGGCCTGTTCGTGTTCTGCGGACTGCCCGCCTGGTCCTTCGGCCGCGGCGGCTCCTGCGTGGGCGCGTGTTACCTCACCAACCAGAACGTGACGGCGGATGTGCTCGAGCACGAGGCCGTGCACAAGGTGCAGTGGCAGCGCTACGGCATGCTCTTCCCGCTGCTGTACCTCATCGCCGGGCGCGACCCGCTGAAGAACCGGTTCGAGATCGAGGCCGGCCTGGAGAAGGGCGGCTACCTGCGGGCGAAGCGGGCGGTCACGCGTGCTCCGCGCGACCGTTCCGCCAGTAACCCATGA
- a CDS encoding PspA/IM30 family protein produces the protein MTKQSIFGRIAQLTKANINAMLDSAEDPKLMLDQMVRDFTNSIADAESAIAETIGNLRLLEDDHREDVQAAGEWGRKALAASRKADELRTAGNAVDADKFDNLAKVALGRQLQSEKEAKDAEPQIASQTAIVEQLKTGLNTMKTKLGQLTSKRDELIARSKTAAAQAQVMDAVKSIDIMDPTSEVSRFEDKIRREEAKVRGASELAASSLDAQFESLDDLGELTEVDARLAALKAGSPSSIEQ, from the coding sequence ATGACCAAGCAGTCGATCTTCGGCCGCATCGCCCAGCTCACCAAGGCGAACATCAACGCGATGCTGGACTCCGCGGAAGACCCCAAGCTCATGCTCGACCAGATGGTGCGTGACTTCACCAACAGCATCGCCGACGCCGAGAGCGCGATCGCCGAGACCATCGGCAATCTGCGCCTGCTCGAAGACGATCACCGCGAAGACGTGCAGGCCGCCGGCGAGTGGGGCCGCAAGGCCCTGGCCGCGAGCCGCAAGGCCGACGAGCTGCGCACGGCGGGCAACGCCGTCGACGCCGACAAGTTCGACAACCTCGCCAAGGTGGCGCTCGGCCGTCAGCTGCAGTCCGAGAAGGAAGCGAAGGACGCCGAACCGCAGATCGCGAGCCAGACCGCCATCGTGGAGCAGCTCAAGACCGGCCTGAACACCATGAAGACCAAGCTCGGTCAGCTCACCTCCAAGCGGGACGAGCTCATCGCACGCTCCAAGACCGCCGCCGCTCAGGCCCAGGTGATGGACGCCGTGAAGAGCATCGACATCATGGACCCGACCAGCGAGGTCAGCCGGTTCGAAGACAAGATCCGCCGCGAGGAGGCCAAGGTGCGCGGCGCCAGCGAGCTCGCCGCCTCCAGCCTCGATGCGCAGTTCGAGAGCCTCGACGACCTCGGCGAGCTCACCGAGGTGGATGCGCGACTGGCCGCCCTCAAGGCCGGCTCGCCCTCCTCGATCGAGCAGTAA
- a CDS encoding Fur family transcriptional regulator — protein MHTHGAIGTADPAATDPAAEIRAAGLKVTAPRLAVLTGLTDSAHATAEQLFDTVSAGLPGTSLQAVYGVLNAFTTAGLVRRIEPAGSAALFERRVGDNHHHLICTGCRSVTDVECVVGEAPCLTPGDSAGFIVQTAEVTFWGLCPDCQAHAADAPTDIP, from the coding sequence ATGCACACCCACGGAGCGATCGGCACGGCAGACCCTGCCGCCACCGATCCTGCCGCCGAGATCCGGGCCGCCGGCCTCAAGGTCACCGCGCCCCGCCTCGCTGTGCTCACCGGCCTGACCGATTCGGCGCACGCCACCGCCGAGCAGCTTTTCGACACGGTGAGCGCGGGGCTGCCCGGCACCAGTCTGCAGGCGGTCTACGGCGTGCTGAACGCCTTCACCACCGCCGGACTGGTGCGCCGCATCGAACCGGCCGGCTCCGCCGCGCTGTTCGAGCGTCGGGTGGGTGACAACCACCATCACCTCATCTGCACCGGCTGCCGCTCGGTGACCGACGTCGAGTGCGTCGTGGGCGAGGCGCCGTGCCTGACTCCCGGCGACTCCGCCGGCTTCATCGTGCAGACCGCCGAGGTCACCTTCTGGGGTCTCTGCCCCGACTGCCAGGCCCACGCGGCCGACGCCCCCACCGACATCCCCTGA
- a CDS encoding NADPH-dependent F420 reductase encodes MTTLGIIGAGNIGSQLARLGVANGYDVVVSNSRGPATLESLIEELGPRARAALPAEAAAAGDLVIVTIPLHQIHTLPLAELAGKLVIDTNNYYPQRDGNIVALDEETTTTAELLQELLPDSRVVKAFNHIYAADLTTDGLPAGTEDRRALVIAGNDPDSREVVTALLNTFGFDTVDLGPLTESWRIQRDTPGYGPRLDAFELREAVSAAVRYRDMPQAV; translated from the coding sequence ATGACTACTCTCGGAATCATCGGTGCCGGCAATATCGGCAGCCAACTCGCCCGCCTCGGTGTGGCCAACGGATACGACGTCGTGGTGAGCAATTCCCGCGGCCCCGCCACGCTCGAGTCCTTGATCGAGGAGCTGGGCCCGCGCGCCCGCGCCGCCCTCCCCGCGGAGGCCGCCGCCGCCGGCGACCTGGTCATCGTGACCATCCCGCTGCACCAGATCCACACCCTGCCGCTGGCCGAACTGGCAGGCAAGCTCGTGATCGACACCAACAACTACTACCCCCAGCGGGACGGCAACATCGTCGCCCTTGACGAAGAAACCACCACCACCGCTGAACTGCTGCAGGAGCTGCTGCCTGATTCCCGCGTGGTGAAGGCGTTCAACCACATCTACGCCGCCGACCTCACCACGGATGGCCTGCCCGCCGGCACAGAGGACCGGCGCGCGCTGGTCATCGCCGGCAACGACCCCGACTCCCGCGAGGTCGTCACGGCCCTGCTGAACACGTTCGGCTTCGACACTGTCGACCTCGGCCCGCTCACCGAGAGCTGGCGCATCCAGCGCGACACCCCGGGTTACGGCCCGCGGCTGGACGCGTTCGAGCTGCGCGAAGCGGTGAGCGCGGCCGTGCGCTACCGGGACATGCCGCAGGCGGTCTGA
- a CDS encoding siderophore-interacting protein yields the protein MLTSTVAPAPAAARVRAPRPSYRPFAVSVARVQRLSTNFTRVTFTGPELHRFGTAGLDQRIKIVLPLPGVGVSSFPQHDAWYEAWRDLPDEHRNPIRTYTVRQARPEHREVDIDFVTHGDAGPASRWVRAAIVGDEVAIVGPLADGDNPAVGIEWAPGNANTVLIAGDETAAPAICAILSALPRTARGCAYIEVPEAGDAHETDAPDGVTVTWLPRDGASHGSALESAVKGWTARFITAHHAGADLPDINIDESILWEVPDGSALDGELYAWLAGEASVIKRLRRFLVSEVGIDRRQVAFMGYWRNGRAEHA from the coding sequence ATGCTTACATCGACAGTCGCTCCCGCGCCGGCCGCCGCACGCGTTCGGGCCCCGCGCCCCAGCTACCGTCCGTTCGCCGTCTCGGTCGCCCGGGTGCAACGGCTGTCGACCAACTTCACCCGCGTCACCTTCACCGGTCCGGAGCTGCACAGGTTCGGCACCGCCGGACTCGATCAGCGCATCAAGATCGTTCTGCCGCTGCCCGGCGTCGGGGTGTCCTCCTTCCCGCAGCACGACGCCTGGTATGAGGCCTGGCGCGACCTGCCCGACGAGCACCGCAACCCGATTCGCACCTACACGGTGCGCCAGGCGCGTCCGGAGCACCGCGAGGTCGACATCGACTTCGTCACCCACGGTGACGCCGGCCCCGCCTCCCGCTGGGTGCGCGCCGCCATCGTCGGCGACGAGGTCGCTATCGTCGGCCCCCTCGCCGATGGCGACAACCCGGCCGTCGGCATCGAGTGGGCCCCCGGCAACGCCAACACCGTGCTGATCGCCGGCGACGAAACCGCCGCCCCGGCTATCTGCGCCATCCTCTCGGCCCTGCCCCGCACGGCACGCGGCTGCGCCTACATCGAGGTGCCCGAGGCCGGCGACGCCCACGAGACGGACGCCCCCGACGGCGTCACCGTCACCTGGCTGCCCCGCGACGGGGCCAGCCACGGCTCGGCCCTCGAGAGCGCGGTGAAGGGCTGGACCGCCCGGTTCATCACCGCCCACCACGCCGGCGCCGACCTCCCCGACATCAACATCGACGAGTCGATCCTCTGGGAAGTCCCGGACGGATCAGCGCTCGACGGAGAGCTCTACGCCTGGCTGGCCGGCGAGGCCAGCGTGATCAAGCGCCTGCGCCGCTTCCTCGTCTCCGAGGTCGGCATCGACCGTCGCCAGGTGGCCTTCATGGGTTACTGGCGGAACGGTCGCGCGGAGCACGCGTGA
- a CDS encoding crotonase/enoyl-CoA hydratase family protein has protein sequence MTENLRVVTERRGHLLLIGLNRPEKRNAADFAMLQQLALAYGELERDPELRVGVVHALGEHFTAGLDLADVGPRLGPHGLEMVPEGGINPWQVDGTALSKPVVMAVQGTCLTLGIELMLASDIVVAAESTRFGQIEVSRGILPFGGATIRFPRAAGWGNAMRWLLTGDLFDAREAHRMGLVQEIVPNGRELHRAIELAERIAAQAPLAVQATLANARAALRDGAEAAEAELQPALARLAASTDARIGMEAFLSRTPAEFEGR, from the coding sequence GTGACGGAAAACTTGAGAGTCGTGACCGAACGGCGCGGACACCTGCTGCTGATCGGGCTGAACCGGCCGGAGAAGCGCAACGCGGCGGACTTCGCCATGCTGCAGCAACTCGCGTTGGCGTACGGCGAGCTCGAACGCGACCCCGAGTTGCGCGTGGGCGTGGTGCACGCTCTGGGCGAGCACTTCACCGCCGGCCTCGACCTGGCCGATGTGGGCCCCCGGCTCGGGCCGCACGGCCTGGAGATGGTGCCGGAGGGCGGCATCAACCCCTGGCAGGTCGACGGCACCGCGCTGAGCAAACCCGTGGTGATGGCCGTGCAGGGCACCTGCCTCACCCTCGGCATCGAGCTGATGCTGGCCAGCGACATCGTCGTCGCCGCCGAGTCCACCCGCTTCGGCCAGATCGAGGTGAGCCGGGGCATCCTGCCGTTCGGCGGCGCCACCATCCGGTTCCCTCGCGCTGCCGGCTGGGGCAACGCCATGCGCTGGTTGCTCACCGGCGACCTGTTTGACGCCAGGGAGGCCCACCGGATGGGCCTCGTGCAGGAGATCGTGCCGAACGGCCGCGAGCTGCACCGGGCCATCGAACTCGCCGAACGCATCGCCGCTCAGGCGCCGCTGGCCGTGCAGGCCACCCTCGCCAACGCCCGCGCGGCGCTCCGCGACGGCGCCGAGGCGGCCGAAGCCGAGCTGCAACCTGCCCTGGCCCGCTTGGCGGCCAGCACGGATGCCCGCATCGGCATGGAGGCGTTCCTCTCGCGCACCCCGGCCGAGTTCGAGGGGCGCTGA
- a CDS encoding alpha/beta hydrolase gives MPTPLSLTIVPGINDSTEKHWQTRWQATQSDAVRIRPASWDEPDLENWIAAVDAAVTTPDTIIVAHSLGCLAVGAWLVRNPGRVRGALLVAPPDRFGPDFPSAAPTFRQAEPAVLGTPALVVASADDPYCALGIARTLAASWGAGFVEVGNLGHINIASKLGAWPAGRTLLDEFAESLAGMVR, from the coding sequence ATGCCCACCCCCCTGAGCTTGACGATCGTGCCGGGCATCAACGACTCCACCGAGAAGCACTGGCAGACCCGCTGGCAGGCAACCCAGTCGGATGCGGTGCGCATCCGCCCGGCGTCGTGGGACGAACCCGATCTGGAGAACTGGATTGCGGCCGTTGACGCGGCCGTCACCACTCCGGACACCATCATCGTGGCGCACAGCCTGGGCTGCCTGGCCGTCGGGGCGTGGCTGGTGCGGAACCCCGGCCGGGTGCGTGGCGCTCTGCTGGTGGCCCCGCCCGATCGGTTCGGACCCGATTTCCCATCGGCCGCCCCGACCTTCCGGCAGGCCGAACCGGCCGTGCTCGGCACCCCGGCCCTGGTGGTTGCCAGCGCCGATGACCCCTACTGTGCTCTCGGAATCGCGCGCACCCTCGCGGCATCCTGGGGCGCCGGGTTTGTCGAGGTGGGCAACCTGGGTCACATCAACATCGCCAGCAAGCTCGGCGCGTGGCCGGCCGGCCGCACCCTGCTCGATGAGTTCGCCGAGAGCCTGGCCGGGATGGTGCGCTGA
- a CDS encoding catalase, whose product MTTLPPTTTQTGTPVPSDEHSLTAGADGVTALHDRYLVEKLAQFNRERIPERIVHAKGGGAHGVFEVTGDVSAYTRAALFQPGARTDTLQRFSSVAGEQGSPDTWRDVRGFSVKFYTQEGNYDIVGNNTPVFFIRDGIKFPDFIHSQKRLPGSGLRDADMQWDFWTLSPESAHQVTYLMGDRGLPRSWRTMPGFGSHTYQWINAAGERFWVKYHFTSNQGNIEMEGAEAELIAGADADYYRRDLYEAIDAGDFPSWDVHVQVMPYEEGKTYRFNPFDLTKVWPHSDFPLIKVGTHTLNRNPGNFFAEIEQAAFSPANFVPGIAASPDKMLMARIFSYPDAQRYRVGTNYNQLPVNAPQAPVHNYSQDGAARYSFNDASAPNYAPNSLGGPVADEALAGDGTWESDGALVRSAATLRSEDDDFGQAGTLYRDVFDDAAKARFLDTITGAVGGVTRPEVKERAIQYWTNVDATLGASLRLNLADGTAEATSANVAAEPVGVGE is encoded by the coding sequence ATGACAACACTGCCCCCCACCACCACGCAGACCGGAACCCCGGTCCCTAGCGACGAGCACTCCCTCACCGCCGGCGCCGACGGCGTCACCGCCCTGCACGACCGCTACCTGGTCGAGAAGCTCGCCCAGTTCAACCGCGAGCGCATCCCGGAGCGCATCGTGCACGCCAAAGGCGGCGGAGCGCACGGCGTCTTCGAGGTCACCGGCGACGTCTCCGCCTACACCCGCGCGGCCCTGTTCCAGCCCGGCGCCCGCACCGACACCCTGCAGCGCTTCTCCAGCGTGGCCGGCGAGCAGGGCAGCCCCGACACCTGGCGCGACGTGCGCGGCTTCTCGGTGAAGTTCTACACCCAGGAGGGCAACTACGACATCGTCGGGAACAACACCCCGGTGTTCTTCATCCGCGACGGCATCAAGTTCCCCGACTTCATCCACTCGCAGAAGCGCCTGCCGGGCTCCGGCCTGCGCGACGCCGACATGCAGTGGGACTTCTGGACCCTCTCGCCCGAGTCCGCGCACCAGGTGACCTACCTGATGGGCGACCGCGGCCTGCCGCGCTCCTGGCGCACCATGCCCGGCTTCGGCTCGCACACCTACCAGTGGATCAACGCCGCCGGTGAGCGCTTCTGGGTGAAGTACCACTTCACCTCCAACCAGGGCAACATCGAGATGGAAGGCGCAGAGGCCGAGCTCATCGCCGGCGCCGACGCCGACTACTACCGCCGCGACCTCTACGAGGCCATCGACGCCGGCGACTTCCCGTCCTGGGACGTGCACGTGCAGGTCATGCCCTACGAAGAGGGCAAGACCTACCGGTTCAACCCGTTCGACCTCACCAAGGTCTGGCCGCACAGCGACTTCCCGCTGATCAAGGTGGGCACGCACACCCTCAACCGCAACCCGGGCAACTTCTTCGCCGAGATCGAGCAGGCCGCGTTCTCGCCGGCCAACTTCGTGCCCGGCATCGCGGCCAGCCCCGACAAGATGCTGATGGCGCGCATCTTCTCCTACCCGGATGCGCAGCGCTACCGCGTGGGCACCAACTACAACCAGCTGCCGGTGAATGCTCCGCAGGCGCCCGTGCACAACTACTCGCAGGATGGCGCCGCCCGCTACTCCTTCAACGACGCCAGCGCCCCGAACTACGCGCCGAACTCGCTCGGCGGCCCCGTCGCCGACGAGGCCCTCGCCGGCGACGGCACCTGGGAGAGCGACGGTGCGCTCGTGCGCAGCGCCGCCACGCTCCGCTCAGAGGACGACGACTTCGGCCAGGCCGGCACCCTCTACCGCGACGTCTTCGACGACGCGGCCAAGGCCCGCTTCCTCGACACCATCACCGGTGCCGTCGGCGGCGTCACCCGTCCAGAGGTCAAGGAACGCGCCATCCAGTACTGGACGAACGTGGACGCCACCCTCGGCGCCAGCCTTCGGCTGAACCTGGCCGACGGCACCGCGGAGGCCACCTCGGCCAACGTGGCCGCCGAGCCCGTCGGCGTCGGCGAGTAA
- a CDS encoding NAD(P)/FAD-dependent oxidoreductase — protein sequence MSDADTTQTSTSAAISAARSYDVIVIGAGAVGENVADRTVQGGLTTLIVEAELVGGECSYWACMPSKVLLRSGAVLAAARRVAGAAEAVTGPLDVAAVLKRRTEFTHDWSDDSQADWLDSAGIDLLRGHARLSGIREVTVETADGPVIVTAKHAVVLSTGSSALLPGIDGLADVSPWTSRDATSVTHVPGHLAIIGGGVVAVEMATAYRSLGAQVTLLVRSSLLRDQEPFAGELVSAALADSGVQVLTDASPTAARRTDTGEVALVLADGRTVTADEVLVATGRSPRTEDLGLETVGLTPGDWVSVDDTLLVTGDSAALAGNWLYATGDVNHRALLTHQGKYQARAAGDVIAARATGRIVDDAPWGTHVATADHAAVPQVAFTDPEVASVGLTAAAAEKAGFRTRVLDYDLAGVAGASVLADGYTGRARAIVDLDTEVLLGVTFVGAGVGELLHAATIAVVGEVPISRLWHAVPSYPTLSEVWLRLLEAYGRPPAVSDRSL from the coding sequence ATGAGCGACGCTGACACCACCCAGACCTCAACATCCGCCGCAATATCTGCTGCCCGCAGCTATGACGTCATCGTGATCGGCGCCGGCGCCGTGGGCGAGAACGTGGCCGACCGCACGGTGCAGGGCGGGCTGACGACCCTCATCGTGGAGGCCGAGCTGGTGGGCGGCGAGTGCTCCTACTGGGCCTGCATGCCCTCCAAGGTACTGCTGCGCAGCGGCGCGGTGCTCGCCGCCGCCCGCCGGGTCGCCGGCGCGGCCGAGGCCGTCACCGGGCCGCTCGACGTGGCGGCGGTGCTCAAGCGCCGCACCGAGTTCACCCACGACTGGAGCGACGACAGCCAGGCCGACTGGCTTGATTCCGCCGGTATCGATCTACTGCGCGGGCACGCCCGGCTCAGCGGGATCCGCGAGGTCACCGTCGAGACCGCGGATGGCCCGGTGATCGTCACCGCGAAACACGCGGTGGTGCTCAGCACCGGCTCCAGCGCGCTGCTGCCCGGTATTGACGGCCTGGCCGACGTTTCCCCGTGGACCAGCAGGGACGCCACCTCGGTGACGCACGTACCCGGCCATCTCGCCATCATCGGAGGCGGTGTCGTGGCCGTGGAGATGGCCACCGCATACAGGTCACTGGGCGCCCAGGTGACCCTGCTCGTGCGCAGCTCCCTGCTGCGCGACCAGGAGCCCTTCGCCGGCGAACTGGTGTCAGCCGCCCTCGCCGACTCCGGCGTGCAGGTGCTCACCGACGCGAGCCCCACCGCCGCCCGCCGCACCGACACCGGCGAGGTTGCCCTGGTGCTCGCCGACGGCCGCACCGTCACGGCCGACGAGGTGCTCGTGGCCACCGGGCGCAGCCCACGCACCGAGGACCTGGGCCTGGAGACCGTGGGCCTCACCCCCGGCGACTGGGTGAGCGTGGACGACACCCTGCTCGTCACGGGCGACTCCGCCGCGCTGGCCGGCAACTGGCTCTACGCCACCGGCGACGTCAACCACCGGGCGCTGCTCACCCACCAGGGCAAATACCAGGCGCGCGCCGCCGGGGACGTCATCGCCGCCCGCGCAACCGGCCGGATCGTCGACGACGCCCCGTGGGGCACCCATGTGGCCACCGCCGACCACGCGGCCGTGCCGCAGGTCGCCTTCACCGATCCGGAGGTGGCGTCGGTCGGGCTCACCGCCGCGGCGGCCGAGAAGGCCGGGTTCCGCACCCGGGTGCTCGACTACGACCTGGCCGGCGTGGCCGGTGCGAGCGTGCTCGCCGACGGCTACACCGGGCGGGCCCGCGCCATCGTGGACCTCGACACCGAGGTGCTGCTGGGCGTCACCTTCGTGGGCGCCGGCGTGGGCGAGCTGCTGCACGCGGCCACCATCGCCGTGGTCGGCGAGGTGCCGATCAGCCGGCTCTGGCACGCCGTGCCCAGCTATCCGACTCTCAGCGAGGTGTGGTTACGGCTGCTCGAGGCCTACGGCCGGCCGCCGGCCGTCAGCGATAGGAGCCTGTGA